In the genome of Methanobrevibacter thaueri, one region contains:
- a CDS encoding BaiN/RdsA family NAD(P)/FAD-dependent oxidoreductase codes for MCTLPKGQTQINSLDSMKEYDIAIIGGGPAGIMAAIAASQNSSNVILLEKNSQLGRKLLLTGGGRCNITNSKPIKQLLTFFNNKNFLKHSFYSFTNEDLLALFDFDFVEEDDNRIFPESGKSRDVLDGLTELLEDVSITYNFEVKTITEGFIINDEIKAEKIIIATGGVTYPQTGCNISNYSLTSHPITDIKYGLTPLITKRDLSDIAGVTLYDVIISYKKSKVRGNVLFSHVGLTGPGIINLSNEISRDITYSLLENEPDLDLEIAIDLCPEFSRENLKEKFTKDFQAKGKTHLKNYLKLFLTNSFINFFLDEIGIEKDIILSQINKKSKNKLIENLKRFTFKITGFNSKLAKITIGGVDLDYINPKTMESTLTPGLYFAGEVLDAHGPTGGYNLKIAFSTGYLAGISASEK; via the coding sequence ATGTGTACTCTTCCCAAGGGACAGACACAGATTAACTCCTTAGATTCTATGAAGGAATACGATATAGCTATTATTGGTGGAGGACCAGCAGGAATCATGGCTGCAATCGCAGCCAGTCAAAATTCCTCTAATGTGATATTGCTTGAAAAAAACTCCCAGTTAGGTCGCAAGCTACTCTTGACTGGAGGTGGAAGATGCAATATTACAAATTCCAAACCAATCAAACAGCTATTAACTTTTTTTAACAATAAAAACTTTTTAAAACACTCATTTTACTCATTTACAAACGAGGATTTACTCGCGCTTTTTGATTTTGATTTTGTTGAGGAGGATGACAATAGAATTTTTCCCGAAAGCGGAAAATCAAGGGATGTCCTTGATGGTCTGACCGAACTTCTTGAAGATGTAAGTATAACTTATAACTTCGAAGTTAAAACTATAACTGAAGGCTTTATCATCAATGATGAAATCAAAGCGGAGAAGATCATCATCGCCACAGGCGGAGTAACCTACCCGCAAACGGGCTGCAACATCAGTAATTACTCATTGACTTCACATCCTATAACAGACATCAAATATGGCCTCACTCCATTGATAACCAAAAGGGATTTGTCAGATATTGCGGGAGTAACACTGTATGATGTCATTATAAGTTATAAGAAAAGCAAGGTCAGGGGAAATGTATTGTTTTCACATGTTGGCCTGACAGGCCCAGGCATCATAAACCTGAGCAATGAGATATCCCGAGATATAACATATAGCTTATTAGAAAATGAGCCCGATTTGGATTTGGAGATAGCTATTGATTTATGCCCGGAATTTTCACGTGAAAATCTGAAGGAGAAGTTCACAAAAGACTTTCAAGCCAAGGGCAAGACCCACTTGAAAAACTACTTGAAACTATTTTTGACAAACAGCTTCATCAATTTCTTTTTAGATGAAATAGGAATTGAAAAGGACATTATATTATCCCAAATCAATAAGAAAAGCAAGAATAAATTGATTGAAAATCTTAAGAGATTCACTTTTAAAATCACTGGTTTCAACAGCAAATTGGCCAAAATAACTATTGGTGGTGTTGATTTGGATTATATAAACCCAAAAACAATGGAGTCTACATTAACACCAGGTTTATATTTTGCAGGTGAGGTTTTGGATGCTCATGGACCTACCGGCGGGTATAATCTTAAAATTGCATTTTCAACAGGGTACCTGGCAGGTATTTCAGCCAGTGAAAAATAA